One genomic region from Euleptes europaea isolate rEulEur1 chromosome 6, rEulEur1.hap1, whole genome shotgun sequence encodes:
- the BDNF gene encoding brain-derived neurotrophic factor, whose translation MFHQVKRVMTILFLTMVISYFSCMKAAPMKEVSIRGQGSLAYPGLRTQGTLENLGGPNDASRGLTSLADTFEHVIEELLDEQHDIQPSKENKDADLYSSRVMLSSQVPLEPPLLFLLEEYKNYLDAANMSMRVRRHSDPARRGELSVCDSTSEWVTAAEKKTAVDMSGATVTVLEKVPVPKGQLKQYFYETKCNSKGYTKEGCRGIDKRYWNSQCRTTQSYVRALTMDNKKRVGWRFIRIDTSCVCTLTIKRGR comes from the coding sequence ttCCACCAAGTGAAAAGAGTGATGACCATCCTTTTCCTTACTATGGTTATTTCATACTTCAGTTGCATGAAAGCTGCCCCAATGAAAGAAGTTAGCATCAGAGGGCAAGGCAGCTTGGCTTATCCTGGTCTTCGGACACAGGGGACTCTGGAGAACCTAGGTGGGCCCAATGATGCCTCAAGAGGATTGACGTCTTTGGCGGACACTTTTGAACATGTCATAGAGGAGCTCTTGGACGAGCAGCACGACATCCAGCCCAGCAAAGAGAATAAAGATGCAGACTTGTACTCATCCCGGGTTATGCTTAGCAGTCAAGTGCCTTTGGAGCCTCCACTGCTGTTTCTGCTTGAGGAGTACAAAAACTACTTGGATGCTGCAAACATGTCCATGAGGGTTCGGCGTCACTCTGATCCTGCTCGCCGCGGggagctgagtgtgtgtgacagtACTAGCGAGTGGGTAACAGCAGCTGAAAAAAAGACTGCCGTGGACATGTCCGGGGCAACGGTTACAGTTCTGGAAAAAGTCCCGGTTCCCAAAGGCCAACTGAAGCAATATTTTTATGAGACCAAATGCAACTCCAAGGGTTATACGAAAGAAGGCTGCAGGGGCATAGACAAGAGGTACTGGAATTCCCAGTGCCGAACTACCCAGTCTTACGTGCGAGCTCTCACAATGGATAACAAAAAGAGAGTTGGTTGGCGTTTTATAAGAATAGACACTTCCTGTGTTTGTACATTGACCATAAAAAGGGGAAGATAG